One Ignavibacterium album JCM 16511 genomic region harbors:
- a CDS encoding DUF971 domain-containing protein, whose amino-acid sequence MNPKKIKLIENKNLLISWQDGKEHSIPLLKLRKLCPCATCLAEREKQSKTYIPVFSENQITIDEIKQVGNYAIAIFWKDGHNTGIYEYTFLRLIGENSKD is encoded by the coding sequence ATGAATCCGAAAAAAATAAAATTGATTGAAAATAAAAATCTCTTAATAAGCTGGCAGGATGGAAAAGAACATTCTATTCCATTGCTGAAACTGAGAAAACTGTGTCCTTGTGCAACTTGTCTTGCCGAAAGAGAGAAGCAAAGCAAAACTTACATTCCGGTTTTTTCGGAAAATCAAATTACGATTGATGAAATAAAGCAGGTGGGAAATTATGCGATTGCAATTTTCTGGAAAGACGGACACAATACAGGAATTTATGAATATACTTTTCTTCGGCTAATCGGTGAGAATAGTAAAGATTAA
- the pgsA gene encoding CDP-diacylglycerol--glycerol-3-phosphate 3-phosphatidyltransferase, with translation MTLPNQLTVLRIILTPVFLYFFLSDNPLFIQTSLTIYIVAALTDWYDGWLARKFNYITEWGKFWDPLADKILTSVVFIGFVIVKLLPLWMVLLIIFRDFSVTLLRVYADSRGYSFRTTYYAKWKTMLQMIFLYYLLILYVAKNTIEIYNQYQSVIDLLLNKDIVYFVMLIITIITVHSGITYLLLNKSLIKQLFNETDKLV, from the coding sequence ATGACACTACCTAATCAATTAACAGTTTTAAGAATAATACTCACGCCGGTTTTTCTATACTTTTTCCTGTCAGATAATCCTTTGTTCATTCAGACATCTTTAACTATTTATATAGTTGCTGCATTAACTGATTGGTACGATGGCTGGCTTGCCAGAAAATTTAACTACATAACTGAGTGGGGAAAATTCTGGGATCCTCTGGCGGATAAAATTCTTACCTCAGTTGTGTTTATCGGATTTGTAATTGTTAAGCTGCTTCCGTTGTGGATGGTTTTATTAATTATCTTTCGTGATTTTTCGGTAACATTACTCCGTGTTTATGCTGATAGTCGTGGCTATTCATTCCGAACTACTTATTATGCAAAATGGAAAACAATGTTGCAGATGATTTTTCTTTATTATCTTTTAATTCTTTATGTGGCTAAAAATACTATTGAAATTTATAATCAATATCAGTCCGTTATTGATTTACTCTTAAACAAAGATATTGTTTACTTTGTTATGCTGATTATAACAATCATTACAGTTCATTCGGGAATAACTTATTTACTTCTTAACAAATCACTAATAAAACAATTATTCAATGAAACAGATAAACTGGTTTGA
- a CDS encoding phosphatidylglycerophosphatase A, which yields MKQINWFEKFLGSGFYTGYIPFASGTFGSLAASIIYFLIPGTENLIVLSSMILVFFLYGVYVSYKFENIYGKDPAECTIDEVVGTWIALLNLPKSLLLVIISFFIWRALDIIKPFPARRSESLPGGWGIMVDDVISAFYTFIIMQILFHYFKLS from the coding sequence ATGAAACAGATAAACTGGTTTGAAAAATTTCTTGGTTCGGGATTTTACACTGGGTATATTCCTTTTGCTTCAGGTACATTCGGAAGTCTGGCTGCTTCAATTATTTATTTCTTAATTCCGGGCACTGAAAATCTGATTGTACTTTCTTCAATGATTCTCGTTTTCTTTTTATATGGAGTTTATGTTTCATATAAATTTGAAAATATTTACGGTAAAGATCCGGCTGAATGCACAATTGATGAAGTTGTTGGTACCTGGATTGCATTATTGAATTTACCCAAATCTCTGCTTCTGGTAATAATATCATTTTTCATCTGGAGAGCACTTGATATAATCAAACCTTTCCCTGCAAGAAGATCCGAAAGCTTACCCGGCGGGTGGGGAATTATGGTTGATGATGTTATCTCGGCATTTTATACTTTTATTATAATGCAAATTTTATTTCACTATTTCAAATTAAGTTAA
- a CDS encoding competence/damage-inducible protein A, producing the protein MKAYLISIGDELLIGQTINTNVAYIGNALSDINIEVIESSVVGDNLDSILSELSKAASIADLIVITGGLGPTHDDITRSAIVKYFNTELVRNNEVLEDINQFFAKRGRTVTELNASQALVPKIATPIRNKRGTAPGMWIEQKGKIYIVMPGVPFEMKGMMEDFVIPKLSEMTKGNGVVIKKLILQTTGIPESNLFERLGNLDELLQGAQMAFLPSQYGVKLRITVKEKDETLALNRLNEIEQKIRTKVGRYIYARGNETLEEVIGRILADRGLTIAIAESCTGGEVCSRITNVSGSSKYFERGIVTYSNASKVELLKVNEDTLAEFGAVSREVAMQMAEGVRAASGTDIGISTTGILGPTGATTNKPVGLVYIGYCDDKVCTAKKFLFGDDRILNKQRATQAALEMLRRQLLGISDEE; encoded by the coding sequence ATGAAAGCATATTTAATTTCAATCGGTGATGAATTATTAATCGGTCAAACGATTAACACAAATGTTGCTTATATCGGAAATGCTCTTTCTGATATTAATATCGAAGTAATTGAATCATCAGTTGTGGGCGATAATCTTGATTCAATTCTTTCAGAGCTTTCCAAAGCTGCTTCAATTGCAGATTTGATTGTTATTACAGGCGGACTTGGTCCCACTCACGATGATATTACAAGAAGTGCAATTGTTAAATACTTTAATACAGAATTAGTCCGCAATAATGAAGTTCTTGAAGATATAAATCAGTTTTTTGCAAAGCGAGGAAGAACTGTTACTGAATTAAATGCTTCGCAGGCATTAGTACCTAAAATTGCCACTCCGATAAGAAATAAAAGAGGAACTGCTCCGGGAATGTGGATTGAACAAAAAGGTAAAATTTATATTGTAATGCCCGGTGTTCCTTTTGAAATGAAAGGAATGATGGAGGATTTTGTTATTCCCAAACTTTCTGAAATGACGAAAGGTAACGGAGTTGTAATTAAAAAATTAATTCTGCAAACAACAGGAATTCCTGAGTCAAATTTATTTGAACGACTTGGCAATCTGGATGAGTTACTTCAGGGAGCTCAGATGGCTTTTCTTCCAAGTCAGTACGGAGTTAAGCTTCGCATTACGGTTAAAGAAAAAGATGAAACCCTCGCATTAAATCGTTTGAACGAAATTGAACAAAAGATTCGAACCAAAGTTGGCAGATATATTTACGCCCGTGGAAATGAAACTCTTGAAGAAGTTATTGGAAGAATATTAGCTGATCGTGGATTAACAATTGCAATTGCAGAATCCTGCACTGGCGGCGAGGTTTGCAGCCGCATTACAAATGTGAGCGGAAGCAGTAAATATTTTGAAAGAGGAATTGTTACATACAGCAATGCTTCAAAAGTTGAATTGCTGAAAGTGAATGAAGATACGCTTGCAGAATTCGGAGCAGTATCAAGAGAAGTCGCAATGCAAATGGCTGAAGGCGTCAGAGCTGCAAGTGGAACAGATATAGGAATTTCCACAACAGGAATTTTAGGTCCTACTGGTGCTACAACTAATAAACCTGTTGGATTAGTTTATATCGGTTATTGTGATGACAAAGTCTGCACTGCTAAAAAATTTCTTTTCGGCGACGACCGTATATTAAACAAACAACGCGCAACTCAGGCAGCTTTGGAAATGCTCAGAAGACAATTACTCGGCATTTCAGATGAAGAGTAG
- the thpR gene encoding RNA 2',3'-cyclic phosphodiesterase has product MKSRIFVALNIPDEAKNKLFDLTNRLYPDKSLKWESKEKIHLTLKFVGDVDDKLLPEIKNDLIFLQEYKTQLLQITGFGFFFRFKEPKILWAGLKFSDELKLIAQRLEDYFTKFGIEKEKREFKPHLTLMRIKNNPGDNFINIFKNSKFEPIDFQSNSISLIKSELNPSGSVYTEIKKYNLRPLEE; this is encoded by the coding sequence ATGAAGAGTAGAATTTTTGTTGCATTAAATATTCCTGATGAAGCGAAAAATAAATTGTTCGATTTAACTAATCGGCTATATCCTGATAAAAGTCTGAAATGGGAAAGTAAAGAAAAAATTCATCTCACTCTAAAATTTGTCGGCGATGTTGATGATAAATTACTTCCTGAAATTAAAAATGATTTGATATTTCTTCAGGAATACAAAACTCAGTTACTTCAGATAACCGGATTTGGATTTTTCTTTCGATTTAAAGAACCAAAAATTCTTTGGGCAGGTTTAAAATTCTCAGATGAACTTAAACTGATTGCACAAAGGTTGGAAGATTACTTTACTAAGTTTGGAATAGAAAAAGAGAAAAGGGAATTCAAACCACACTTAACTTTGATGAGAATAAAAAATAACCCTGGTGATAACTTTATTAACATTTTCAAAAACTCTAAATTTGAACCGATTGATTTTCAAAGTAATTCCATTTCATTAATTAAAAGTGAATTGAATCCTTCCGGTTCAGTTTACACAGAAATTAAAAAATATAATCTCAGACCATTGGAGGAATAA
- the recA gene encoding recombinase RecA: MSTDRDQKLKIIEDAIAGIEKTYGKGAIMKLGDGIINDIEAIPTGALSLDIALGIGGIPRGRITEIFGPESSGKTTLCLHVIAEAQKMGGLAAFIDAEHALDVNYAKKLGVDTANLLISQPDYGEQALEITDTLVRSNALDVIVIDSVAALVPRSEIEGEMGDATMAVQARLMSQALRKLTAAISKSKTAVIFINQLRSKIGVMFGSPETTTGGNALKFYASVRIDIRRIAAIKEGEDVIGNRTKVKIVKSKVAPPFKQVEFDILYNEGISKTGDLVDLGTELGIIKKSGAWFTYGEDRIQGREQFRQKLIEYPEMYKRLEDEIKAKIGFKRAGYETEQKAEEKTEEKIKSKKAAR, encoded by the coding sequence ATGAGTACAGATCGTGATCAAAAACTTAAAATAATTGAAGATGCTATTGCCGGAATTGAAAAGACTTATGGTAAAGGCGCAATAATGAAACTTGGTGACGGCATCATCAATGACATTGAAGCAATTCCAACTGGTGCTTTATCGCTTGATATTGCACTTGGAATTGGTGGAATCCCGCGAGGAAGAATAACAGAAATATTCGGACCCGAATCTAGTGGTAAAACTACTTTGTGTTTGCATGTTATCGCCGAAGCTCAGAAGATGGGCGGACTAGCTGCATTCATTGATGCTGAACATGCTCTTGATGTTAATTATGCAAAGAAGCTAGGTGTTGATACTGCAAATCTTCTTATCTCACAACCTGATTATGGAGAACAGGCACTCGAAATTACTGATACTCTTGTCAGAAGCAATGCACTTGATGTAATTGTAATTGACTCGGTAGCTGCATTAGTTCCCCGTTCAGAAATTGAAGGTGAAATGGGTGATGCAACAATGGCTGTGCAGGCAAGACTTATGTCGCAGGCACTAAGAAAACTTACTGCTGCAATTTCAAAATCAAAAACTGCAGTCATTTTCATCAATCAGTTAAGGAGTAAGATTGGTGTAATGTTCGGCAGTCCCGAAACAACTACAGGCGGAAATGCTCTTAAATTTTATGCTTCTGTAAGAATTGATATAAGAAGGATCGCAGCAATTAAAGAAGGCGAAGATGTAATTGGTAACAGAACAAAAGTTAAAATTGTTAAGAGCAAAGTTGCTCCTCCATTCAAACAAGTTGAATTTGATATTCTTTACAACGAAGGTATTTCCAAAACAGGTGACCTTGTTGATCTTGGAACTGAACTTGGCATCATAAAGAAAAGCGGCGCATGGTTTACTTATGGTGAAGACAGAATTCAGGGCAGAGAACAATTCCGTCAGAAGCTGATTGAATATCCTGAAATGTATAAAAGACTTGAAGATGAAATAAAAGCAAAGATTGGTTTTAAGCGTGCAGGTTATGAAACTGAACAAAAAGCGGAAGAGAAAACAGAAGAAAAGATTAAGTCTAAAAAAGCCGCAAGGTAA
- a CDS encoding regulatory protein RecX, whose product MIVERIVSKDDDKATVFFDNGEKLVLHKDVLYQSGLRKGDEISSDRFSILNQEETFYLIKQKAFRLLQRRIHTAKELHTKLRQKFSDEALIKRCISDLRQKGFLNDKEFALAFVEEKQKSKKWSRTRLKSEMIKRGIPNDIISDVLNETFKPEKEVQLAKEIAEKKYKQLIRKEGDKRKLFQKMIMYLQSKGYDYELSSDIVRKILSIEED is encoded by the coding sequence ATGATTGTTGAGAGAATTGTAAGTAAAGATGATGACAAAGCAACAGTGTTTTTTGATAATGGTGAGAAATTAGTTTTACATAAAGATGTTTTATATCAAAGCGGTTTGAGGAAAGGTGATGAAATTTCTTCAGACCGTTTTTCAATTTTAAATCAGGAAGAAACTTTTTATCTGATAAAACAAAAAGCTTTTCGTTTACTTCAACGAAGAATTCATACAGCAAAAGAACTTCATACAAAACTTAGACAGAAATTTTCTGATGAAGCTTTAATCAAAAGATGTATCAGTGACTTGAGGCAAAAAGGATTTCTCAATGATAAAGAATTTGCTCTGGCTTTTGTTGAAGAAAAACAGAAATCAAAAAAATGGAGCAGAACAAGACTAAAGTCTGAAATGATTAAACGAGGCATTCCAAACGATATCATTAGTGATGTTCTTAATGAAACTTTCAAGCCGGAAAAAGAAGTACAATTGGCAAAAGAGATTGCTGAAAAAAAATACAAACAACTTATTAGAAAAGAGGGTGATAAAAGAAAATTATTTCAGAAGATGATAATGTATTTGCAATCAAAAGGATATGATTATGAATTGTCTTCGGATATTGTGAGAAAAATTCTTAGCATCGAGGAAGATTAG
- a CDS encoding NUDIX hydrolase has product MEVEFTKSAVIPYRLKDGKLEILLVTSIKKKNWIVPKGYIEFNLTPFESAKKEAYEEAGVVGSNETVEVGQFVNEKKNGKELIKVYTMEVDEELDDYPEKNLRKRKWFGYEEAIEKVQNAQIKNFLKKLKESIKN; this is encoded by the coding sequence ATGGAAGTTGAATTCACTAAGTCTGCAGTAATTCCATATCGTCTTAAAGATGGAAAACTGGAAATACTTCTCGTTACATCTATCAAAAAAAAGAATTGGATTGTTCCTAAAGGTTATATTGAATTTAATCTGACTCCTTTTGAATCAGCAAAAAAAGAAGCTTACGAAGAAGCTGGTGTTGTTGGCTCAAACGAAACGGTGGAAGTAGGTCAGTTTGTAAATGAAAAGAAAAACGGTAAGGAATTAATTAAAGTTTATACAATGGAAGTTGATGAAGAACTTGATGACTATCCTGAAAAAAATCTCAGAAAAAGAAAATGGTTTGGCTATGAGGAGGCGATTGAAAAAGTTCAGAACGCTCAGATAAAAAATTTCTTGAAGAAATTAAAGGAAAGTATTAAAAACTAA
- the murB gene encoding UDP-N-acetylmuramate dehydrogenase → MKLFENFSLKDLNTFHIDVKAKRFILVEKIDELFDLKDSFDLPSEKILILGGGSNVLFTKDFDSTIIQLSFNQLSEINSDKNFVLLKAEAGMVWDDLVKSTVENNLGGIENLAMIPGTVGAAPIQNIGAYGQELKDTLYEVEFYDLTERKIKSFSNEQCQFGYRDSVFKKSLKNKFIITSITLRLYKNPVPVLNYGNVATELSKEGIANPTIKDVSNIIRKIRTEKLPDPQKIGNAGSFFKNPFVDEKTLLQIKNNFPDVPSFLQENKIKIPAAWLIEKSGLKGFRKGNVGTYPKQPLVIVNYEDATGAEIIDFAKFIQKTVLETFNIELEPEVNII, encoded by the coding sequence ATGAAACTTTTTGAAAATTTTTCTTTAAAAGACCTAAACACCTTTCACATTGATGTTAAAGCAAAGAGATTTATTCTTGTTGAAAAAATTGATGAGCTTTTTGATTTGAAAGATTCATTTGATTTACCATCCGAAAAAATTTTAATACTTGGCGGTGGAAGCAATGTTCTGTTCACAAAAGATTTTGACAGTACAATTATTCAACTTTCATTCAATCAACTTTCCGAAATAAATTCAGATAAAAATTTTGTTCTTCTTAAAGCAGAAGCAGGAATGGTTTGGGATGATTTGGTTAAATCCACTGTTGAAAATAATCTTGGCGGAATAGAAAATCTTGCAATGATTCCCGGAACAGTTGGAGCGGCTCCAATTCAGAATATCGGTGCTTATGGTCAGGAGCTGAAGGACACTTTATATGAAGTTGAGTTTTATGATTTGACTGAGAGAAAAATAAAATCTTTCAGCAACGAGCAATGTCAGTTTGGTTACCGCGATTCGGTTTTCAAAAAATCACTTAAGAATAAATTTATAATTACATCAATAACACTTCGCTTATATAAAAATCCTGTTCCTGTTTTGAATTACGGTAATGTTGCTACAGAACTTTCGAAAGAAGGAATCGCAAATCCAACCATAAAAGATGTCAGCAACATCATAAGAAAAATCAGAACAGAAAAACTTCCTGATCCGCAAAAAATTGGTAATGCAGGAAGTTTCTTCAAAAATCCTTTTGTTGATGAGAAAACACTTCTGCAAATAAAAAATAACTTTCCTGATGTTCCATCGTTCCTGCAGGAAAACAAAATTAAAATTCCTGCTGCGTGGTTAATTGAAAAATCAGGATTAAAAGGATTCAGGAAAGGGAATGTCGGAACATACCCAAAGCAACCTCTGGTCATAGTTAATTACGAAGATGCAACTGGTGCTGAGATTATCGATTTCGCAAAGTTCATTCAGAAAACAGTTCTCGAAACATTCAATATTGAGCTTGAGCCGGAAGTAAACATAATCTGA
- a CDS encoding phenylalanine 4-monooxygenase: MGSNSKDEKILSAYEKAAQEGIDPRCIPQKLTSPVPIHDEIVYPEYTEEEQNNWKFLYNRQMSFLPGRACDEYIEGAKALNLSQDKIPYLKKISHVFQETTGWKVARVPGLIDVEDFFGLISRKIFPSTDYIRSKEELDYTPAPDLFHDIFGHMPLLTNSNFASFYQQFGIASLNATGIDRKYLETLHWFTVEFGLIKKPEGMRIYGAGILSSLGEVQHALSDDVEVREFNPDKIVVQEYDVWHLQPILFAIESFEQLEDGFESWTKRKKLL, encoded by the coding sequence ATGGGAAGCAACTCAAAAGATGAAAAAATTTTATCTGCTTATGAGAAAGCAGCACAGGAAGGAATTGACCCTCGTTGCATTCCACAGAAATTAACATCACCGGTTCCAATTCATGATGAAATAGTTTATCCTGAATACACTGAAGAAGAGCAGAATAACTGGAAATTTTTATATAATCGTCAGATGAGTTTTTTGCCCGGCAGAGCTTGTGATGAATATATTGAAGGAGCAAAAGCATTAAACCTCTCGCAGGATAAAATTCCTTATTTAAAAAAAATTAGTCATGTATTTCAGGAAACTACCGGCTGGAAGGTTGCAAGGGTTCCGGGTTTAATTGATGTGGAAGATTTCTTTGGTTTAATCAGCAGAAAAATATTTCCTTCTACTGATTATATCCGTTCAAAAGAAGAACTTGATTACACACCTGCACCGGATTTATTTCATGATATTTTCGGACATATGCCTTTGTTGACAAACTCAAACTTTGCATCGTTCTATCAGCAATTTGGAATTGCTTCATTAAACGCAACCGGAATTGATAGAAAATATTTGGAGACTTTGCACTGGTTTACTGTTGAATTTGGTTTAATCAAAAAGCCAGAAGGAATGAGAATTTACGGAGCAGGAATTTTATCATCGCTTGGTGAAGTGCAACACGCTCTTTCCGATGATGTTGAAGTAAGAGAATTTAATCCCGATAAAATTGTTGTTCAGGAATATGATGTTTGGCATCTTCAACCAATATTGTTTGCGATCGAATCTTTTGAACAACTGGAAGACGGTTTTGAGAGCTGGACTAAAAGAAAAAAACTTCTTTAA
- a CDS encoding redoxin domain-containing protein codes for MSLKVGDIAPDFTLFNQDAQQVSLNQFKGKKVVLSFFPFANTSVCTKEMCTFRDDMKDYESLDAQVLGISVDSPFALKMFQEKNDYKFPLLSDVNRVVCNLYGTLGVFGPGKYDYQNVSKRSVFVLDRDGVIQYIEILDNPGNEPNYNAIKETLSKIK; via the coding sequence ATGTCATTAAAAGTTGGAGATATAGCTCCTGACTTCACTTTATTTAATCAGGATGCACAACAGGTTTCATTAAATCAATTTAAAGGAAAAAAAGTAGTTCTTTCTTTCTTCCCGTTTGCAAATACTTCCGTCTGCACAAAAGAAATGTGTACATTCAGAGATGATATGAAAGATTATGAATCATTGGACGCTCAGGTTCTCGGAATAAGCGTGGATAGTCCGTTTGCATTAAAGATGTTTCAGGAAAAAAATGATTATAAATTCCCGTTACTTAGTGATGTAAACAGAGTAGTTTGTAATTTATATGGCACTTTGGGTGTATTTGGTCCTGGAAAATATGACTATCAGAACGTTTCAAAGCGCTCAGTATTTGTCCTCGATAGAGATGGAGTAATACAATATATCGAAATACTTGATAATCCCGGCAACGAACCAAATTATAATGCAATCAAAGAAACTCTTTCAAAAATCAAGTAG
- the bcp gene encoding thioredoxin-dependent thiol peroxidase, with amino-acid sequence MIEEGKIAPDFTLPDQDGNKVKLSDLKGKYVILYFYPKDDTPGCTKEACNFRDSFPKFKNIDAVILGVSPDSVSSHKEFAEKYKLPFTLLADEDKKVVEKYGVWKEKNMYGKKYMGVERTTFVIDPDGKIKKIFPKVKVDNHHKEVLEALKD; translated from the coding sequence ATGATTGAAGAAGGAAAGATAGCTCCTGATTTTACTCTTCCTGATCAGGATGGAAATAAAGTTAAACTCAGTGACTTAAAAGGTAAGTATGTTATTCTTTATTTTTATCCGAAAGATGATACTCCCGGTTGCACTAAGGAAGCCTGCAATTTCCGTGATTCATTCCCGAAGTTCAAAAACATCGATGCAGTAATTCTTGGTGTAAGTCCTGACAGCGTTTCGTCTCATAAAGAATTTGCTGAGAAATATAAACTTCCATTCACGCTACTGGCTGATGAAGATAAGAAAGTGGTTGAAAAGTATGGCGTCTGGAAAGAAAAAAATATGTATGGAAAAAAATATATGGGAGTTGAACGAACAACATTCGTGATTGATCCTGACGGAAAGATTAAAAAAATCTTTCCTAAAGTAAAAGTTGATAATCATCATAAGGAAGTTCTTGAAGCATTGAAAGATTAA
- a CDS encoding 6-carboxytetrahydropterin synthase — translation MVYITRRETFAAAHRLFIPELSDEENLKIFGKCSHPNWHGHNYTLEVVIAGEINPETGFVLDIKKLKEIIHKFVIDKVDHKNLNLDTDFMKGLIPTSENICIAIWNQLKDKIPSGKLYSVKLYETENNYFEYRGE, via the coding sequence ATGGTTTACATTACAAGAAGAGAAACATTCGCAGCTGCCCATCGGTTATTCATTCCGGAATTATCTGATGAAGAAAACCTGAAGATATTTGGTAAATGCAGTCATCCTAACTGGCACGGACATAATTATACACTTGAGGTTGTGATTGCCGGTGAAATAAATCCTGAAACTGGTTTTGTGCTAGATATAAAAAAGTTGAAAGAAATAATTCATAAATTTGTAATTGATAAAGTTGATCACAAAAACTTAAATCTTGATACGGATTTTATGAAAGGATTAATTCCGACCTCAGAAAACATTTGTATTGCAATTTGGAATCAGCTGAAAGATAAAATTCCTTCTGGCAAACTCTATTCAGTAAAATTATACGAAACAGAAAATAATTATTTCGAATACCGAGGAGAATAA
- the folE gene encoding GTP cyclohydrolase I FolE, giving the protein MNKEKFESLIRNILIEIGEDPNREGLLSTPKRVAEAYQFLTAGYQKDIDEVLNNAIFTEKYDEMVLVKNIDFYSMCEHHMLPFYGKVHVAYIPNGKIVGLSKIPRIVEVFARRLQVQERMTQQIADTLEKYLQPVGVAVVSEAYHMCMMMRGVEKQNSSATTSAMHGVFKEDAKTRNEFINLVGIKNL; this is encoded by the coding sequence TTGAACAAAGAAAAATTTGAATCTCTGATAAGAAACATACTAATTGAAATCGGAGAGGATCCAAATCGTGAAGGACTTCTTTCCACTCCTAAAAGAGTTGCCGAAGCATATCAATTTCTTACTGCAGGATATCAGAAAGATATTGATGAAGTTCTTAACAACGCCATCTTCACAGAAAAATATGACGAGATGGTTTTAGTAAAGAATATTGATTTCTATAGTATGTGTGAACATCATATGCTTCCGTTTTACGGAAAAGTTCATGTTGCATACATTCCAAACGGAAAGATTGTTGGTTTAAGTAAGATTCCGAGAATTGTCGAAGTATTCGCACGAAGATTACAGGTCCAGGAAAGGATGACTCAGCAGATTGCCGATACACTCGAAAAATATCTTCAGCCGGTTGGAGTTGCTGTGGTTTCCGAAGCATATCATATGTGTATGATGATGCGCGGAGTTGAAAAACAGAATTCTTCAGCAACTACTAGCGCTATGCACGGTGTATTCAAAGAAGATGCAAAAACAAGAAATGAATTTATAAACTTAGTAGGAATCAAAAATCTTTAA
- a CDS encoding SDR family oxidoreductase, with protein MDKLNGVWVIGASSGIGKAIAAEFARVGCKVFASARRNVELERLNSELQKEDHSVEIFPCNVASYQNVESTFKKIVSNNKIDCLVNNAGVTTFKLAAENSINEINDIITTNLLGSIYTIKAVLPHMIANGGGTIINILSVVAKAVYTKSSAYTASKMGLLGYTNSLREEVREHNIRLINILPGATETPMWPGKLRELHSDKMMTAEDVARIVVWSYLQKGNAVAEEIVVRPITGDLK; from the coding sequence ATGGATAAATTAAATGGAGTCTGGGTAATCGGCGCAAGTAGCGGTATCGGGAAAGCTATAGCTGCAGAATTTGCACGAGTTGGCTGTAAAGTTTTTGCTTCTGCAAGAAGAAATGTTGAATTAGAAAGACTTAATTCCGAACTGCAAAAGGAAGACCATTCAGTAGAAATTTTTCCGTGCAATGTTGCTTCTTATCAAAATGTGGAATCAACATTTAAAAAAATTGTTTCGAACAATAAAATTGATTGCCTTGTAAACAATGCCGGAGTAACCACTTTCAAGCTTGCTGCAGAAAATTCAATCAATGAAATAAATGATATAATTACCACAAATCTGCTTGGTTCAATTTATACAATCAAAGCAGTACTTCCGCATATGATTGCAAATGGCGGAGGAACAATCATCAATATTCTTTCGGTTGTTGCCAAAGCTGTTTATACAAAAAGCTCTGCATACACTGCTTCAAAAATGGGATTACTTGGTTACACTAATTCATTGCGTGAAGAGGTAAGAGAGCATAATATCAGATTAATTAACATCCTTCCTGGCGCTACAGAAACACCTATGTGGCCCGGCAAATTAAGAGAATTACACAGCGATAAAATGATGACTGCCGAAGATGTTGCAAGGATTGTTGTCTGGTCATATCTGCAGAAGGGAAATGCAGTTGCGGAGGAAATTGTCGTTCGACCAATTACAGGAGATTTAAAATGA
- a CDS encoding Spy/CpxP family protein refolding chaperone, which produces MKTKLLVAIATIIALSIFTESFAQMERMKMRDKMRDKMEERLNLTDAQKAKVEELRLNHQKKMIDLKANLEKKEVELKALRANDKLNRSEFLKLIKEINEIKNSIAVERANHQMDIYELLDNNQKKIWREMKPGEMMKEGKRMKMHRHRDSD; this is translated from the coding sequence ATGAAAACAAAACTTCTCGTGGCAATTGCAACAATAATTGCTTTGAGCATATTCACTGAATCTTTCGCTCAAATGGAGCGAATGAAAATGCGTGATAAGATGCGCGACAAAATGGAAGAAAGATTAAATCTAACTGATGCACAAAAAGCTAAGGTTGAAGAATTGCGACTGAATCATCAGAAGAAAATGATTGACCTGAAAGCAAATCTTGAAAAAAAAGAAGTCGAACTGAAAGCTTTAAGAGCAAACGATAAGTTGAATCGTAGTGAATTTCTGAAACTAATAAAAGAAATAAACGAGATAAAAAATTCAATAGCTGTCGAAAGAGCAAATCACCAAATGGATATTTATGAATTATTGGACAATAATCAGAAAAAAATCTGGCGTGAAATGAAACCCGGAGAAATGATGAAGGAAGGTAAAAGAATGAAGATGCATAGACACAGAGATTCAGATTAG